One region of Malania oleifera isolate guangnan ecotype guangnan chromosome 6, ASM2987363v1, whole genome shotgun sequence genomic DNA includes:
- the LOC131157328 gene encoding uncharacterized protein LOC131157328: protein MSASGSLDAFLFSVSRACCSPFAIFIQIQGWVICLTLAIMWACAAYVRNREIKRMKRIMKGGNSFAFLCYDINDLEHSKQVNLPRVSVVMPLKGFGEHNLHNWRSQITSLYGGPLEFLFVVESKEDPAYHAISLLISEFKDGVDAKIIVAGLSTTCSQKIHNQLVGVERMHKDSKYVLFLDDDVRLHPGTIGALTSEMEKNPEIFIQTGYPLDLPSGSLGSYCIYEYHMPCSVGFATGGKTFFLWGGCMMMHADDFRTDRFGVVSQLRDGGYSDDMTLAAIAGAHKGLISSPPVAVFPHPLSSDLNFSRYWNYLRKQTFVLESYTTKVNWIMNRALFSSHCYLSWGFVAPYVMAVFHVAAAYRIHFHPIEDATFTSTGLLLAGCLAVCTVIELLSMWNLTRIEVHLCNMLSPEAPGLSLRSYNWGLVFIALVVDNFLYPVSAFRSHFSQSINWSGIRYYLKDGKINKIERSKDMGPSYTDLGGKHLGKKGTPPKVSFLNSLARSFAQWCQPKKFDG from the exons ATGTCGGCGTCGGGCTCTCTCGATGCGTTCCTCTTCTCTGTCAGCAGAGCATGTTGTAGTCCTTTCGCCATTTTCATTCAGATCCAG GGATGGGTAATCTGCTTAACTCTTGCTATTATGTGGGCTTGTGCTGCATATGTCAG GAACAGAGAAATCAAGCGAATGAAGAGAATTATGAAAGGGGGCAATAGCTTTGCATTTCTTTGTTATGATATCAATGATCTTGAGCATTCTAAACAGGTTAATCTGCCAAGAGTATCAGTGGTTATGCCTCTAAAGGGTTTTGGAGAGCACAATTTGCACAATTGGAGAAGTCAG ATCACGTCTCTTTATGGCGGTCCTTTAGAATTCCTTTTTGTGGTAGAAAGTAAAGAAGACCCTGCTTACCATGCCATATCCCTATTGATATCAGAATTTAAG GACGGCGTTGATGCTAAAATTATTGTGGCTGGTTTGTCTACGACTTGCAGTCAGAAAATTCACAATCAGTTG GTTGGGGTGGAGAGAATGCATAAAGACAGCAAGTATGTACTATTTCTGGATGATGATGTTAGGTTGCACCCTGGGACAATTGGAGCCCTCACTTCTGAGATGGAAAAAAATCCTGAG ATATTCATTCAAACTGGATATCCTCTTGATTTACCTTCTGGAAGTTTAGGAAGTTACTGCATTTATGAATATCATATG CCTTGCTCGGTGGGATTTGCTACTGGTGGAAAAACATTCTTTTTGTGGGGAGGGTGCATGATG ATGCATGCAGATGATTTTAGAACTGACCGTTTTGGTGTGGTCTCACAACTTAGAGATGGTGGATACTCTGACGACATGACCCTTGCAGCTATAGCTG GGGCTCATAAGGGGCTCATTTCATCTCCACCAGTTGCCGTTTTCCCTCACCCCCTTTCAAGTGACCTTAATTTTTCAAG GTACTGGAATTATTTGAGGAAGCAAACATTTGTATTAGAGTCATACACGACAAAGGTTAACTGGATCATGAACCGTGCATTATTTTCTTCCCACTGCTATTTGTCATGGGGATTTGTTGCTCCATATGTTATGGCTGTGTTTCATGTAGCTGCAGCATATCGAATCCATTTTCATCCAATCGAGGATGCAACTTTTACTTCTACTG GGTTGTTACTTGCAGGCTGCCTGGCTGTATGCACTGTTATAGAACTACTTTCTATGTGGAACTTGACAAGAATAGAAGTTCATCTGTGCAACATGTTGTCTCCTGAGGCACCGGGTCTCTCGCTCCGCTCTTACAACTGGGGCCTT GTATTTATTGCACTGGTTGTGGACAACTTTTTATACCCTGTCTCTGCATTCCGATCACATTTTTCCCAGTCCATCAATTGGTCTGGAATCCGATACTACTTGAAAGATGGAAAGATAAATAAG ATTGAAAGAAGCAAGGACATGGGTCCAAGTTATACAGACTTGGGAGGAAAGCATTTAGGGAAGAAAGGAACCCCACCTAAAGTTTCTTTCCTGAACTCTTTGGCAAGAAGTTTTGCGCAGTGGTGCCAGCCCAAGAAATTTGATGGCTAG